ATTTTTTCCCCATTTGAGTGGCTTCAGAACCAGCAGCGCAAGAATTCTTGGATCCAGACCAGTGACGCTTATCACTCGCATCTTCTGTGATCATAAGAGACCAAAATTTGGAAATGGGTTACACAGacaaacaagaacaaaatcCCATAACTTGCAACACATGGCATATGCCATGTTGAATGTTAAAAATCTCAgatttatttaacaataaatcTAAAGACCACAAAAGGATCAAAACAGGGTAAATTCCATAATTTAAGTctaaataaatagaagaaattaaaaaaatctggcTTCAAATCAACAGAAATTGTCCCATCTacaaatcaacaaaaccaaagcaTATCAACTTCTTCTCCAAGATAATCCACATCTAcaaggatcaaatctaaaagagaaaagaaagaaacagcaaCATTACTCCTCAAGCCATTACCTCTGGAAGAAGCCAGTGACCGAGGAGGCGGAGATGCCTCCTCTGACACATCCGGAACCTGCTTCCATGCCTCTATTGTCTCATTCATCACTTCCCTTGTAGCCTTCacctaaattaaaaacaaaataaataaatacaaaacatgGACACACACTAAAACTAACACAATCAAAtgagagccaaaaaaaaaaaaaaaaccttgtcaaATCTCCGGTTCTCGAAAACTTTCAAGCACTCACTCTTAAACTCAGCAACACCATCCCTCTCCACAACAGCCAACTTCCTCAACGCCTCAGCAGCGGCTTTCCTCGAATTCCAATCCTCACTACTCAAGAACCCAACCAAACACTTAACCAAACCTCCAATCCCTCCTCCAATCCCGCTCACTCCACCAACACCAATCACACTCCCTACAACCACCAGTCCCGCAAATCTCGCTTTATACCCTTCACTCCTAACCAGCCTCTCCAATCTCGGCACCAGCACCTTCCCCAACCTCCCCGGTTCCGGATCCGGCGCCGCATCGATCGCGGCGGCCAGACACAGCGCGGATCCAATCTGCGCATTCAATTCCTGTTCCGTAAACACCGATTCACTCAACTGCTTCAAAAAGGCAGTCGAGAATGGAAGTTTCGTGATATTGGAAGCGAGTGAGGTTATTGCTGTCAGACACTGTGAGCGGATGACAGAGGAGTCAGGGTCACGGAGACGGCGAGTAATGTAAGAGAGGATTTTAGGGAGAGAGTTTGAGAGAGAATTAGAGTAGAGAGCAGGGAGAGTAGAGAGAAGGTGAAGGCACTGTTTGCGTACTAACGGCTTGTCGTTTGCGTCGGTGGAGAGAATGCAAGAGAGGAAAGTAGGAAGTGTCGTGCTATCCAAGGATCCtgctattttttctaattctgtTGATGCTATCTTGTACGTGTCTCTGTCCGACAGCTTTGTTATCAGAGTTAGCACTTTTAGTTTCAGTTTCTGCGCCATTTTTCTAAGTTCTGGTGGTTGTGGTGATGCAGCTAACGGTGGTCGGGTGGTGGCGCTGGTGGTATGCGTGGCAGCATTGCCAGTGGTGGTGGTTCGGGTCTTTTCCTTTCCGGTGTGGTGAAGCTGTCTCAGTTGCGCATGAGCCTTTTAAACTTAAAAGTAGGTGGGTGGTTATGGCTAACGGGGACTAATGTAAGCAAAGCTGAGATTTAAAACGATGCTGTTTTACTTGCGCTGAACACAAGACGGTGACGTTTTCTGTTTAAGTTGGGTTTAAGGGAATCAACGTAGCTGGAAGTTACTATTATGCTTTGGTTGCGTTGCATGTGAAAGACATTGGAGATAATAAAGCAAACAAAGTAAAAAGCTGCTTTAAATATGGGCAACAAGTTCTCCATGCTTAGTTTTGTCCAAAAAAATCATGGGCAGATCCAGAaattttaggaataaaaatgtaaagagattaataaattctttaaatatttttaagattaaaattaacaaaagaaaaacaagttatttaatCATCAAactatcttttttcttaaataaataaattggtaTAACTAGCTAGTAATGCATATCTAACTATATCTATCATAATAAATGAATGTTTGAAAACACAAATCaacctataatttttaaaaaatattaatttttttaattaaattttttatatgttttgaatagtttttttgatatggtaattttaaaaataatttttttaaaatatatatatatatatcattttaatatattttagcataaaaaatatccaCAATTAGAacttaataatgtttttgtaGCTCAATTAATACACATGATACCAATATTCTGATTAGATTCAAGTACCCTACAAGTTGATAtcccattaattaattaattgattgattaataACAAGGTAATTGCtcgttttaaattaaatcctcCGTGATAAGAATGGATTTTGCTTTCTCCACACTTTAAGCAACATCTTCCACAGCCTTTAAACATCACGCACCGACCTTACCTTATAATGTACACTCGCtgccattattttttatagattttgcaGCAAAAGGAACCGCTCTTTACTTTTCAGTGACTTGACACACCAGAGTGAGACTCTGGATCTACTACCACGACATGGGGAAGGGAAAGTTCGGATGGATGCAGGACCACGGTATTGTGGTCCTCGAACGGAAGAACGAATTGTGCGCGTCATGGTAGTTATTACGGGTAAAAATTAGCGCCAAAAACTAAGGAGTCACGTGACGCTGGCACGGATTTCCAACCAAGCTGCCCGGTATCCTATGACTCAAATAATGTCTCAGGGGTTAATCATAAATGCGTAGGGcagtttgattttgtattttaaaaatatttttttaaaaaaattaaatttatttttttactcaaattaaccttcttttaatattttaagatattaaaaatattttttaaaaaaatatatatttttaatatattttcaaataaaaaaaactttaaaaaataatcatatatcCATACTTACAAGTACCCTCTTACTCCTGCATAAATTTGGAGGAAACGATCTGATGAGCTGTCATGTTGCTGATCGATACGATGGGTTATTTAATTAAGAAGCTCTCTTCCAGGTTTGGTTGCCACCTAATAATCGAGGACACAAATTCTAACTGATTGATGAGTGGTTGAACGGTTCAATATTATTTTGtcttaataatatattagacaAGGAATAAGTCGTACGTCTAGTCCGATAGATTAATTTGAGCAGGAAGGAAGGATTTGTATATATTTCTATACATATTTCTTCTCATCTGTACATTTCTTTGACTTTCTTTTGTAATTAACTCCGTGAGCTGCTCTCACTTTAAGCTTAAggtaataattcatttttttagcaCGCTCATTTTAGCTCAAGGTGGATCATGCATGTTGggaatgtaataataatttttttttaaaagtggaattaaaataattttttaaaatttttaaaaattatttttaaaatcaatacattaaaataatttaaaaacacaaaaaaatattaatttaaaataaaaaaattcaattttttttaaaagagtctttaaaacgtaaaaacaaacaggatctagcggttattttttaaaatactttttactcagaaatatatcaaaataataatttttttattattaaaaaattatttttgatatcaacacattaaaaaaaatttaaaatattaaaaattcaaattttatctaACCCATTTAAAACGCAATACCAAGATAGAGGGCTTAGGGCTTAATagtagaaatattatttttcaacgtGACGgttatgtttttaaagtattgttTGCTCggaaataagttaaaataatatttttttttatttttaaaaatttatttttgatatcagcacatctaaacaattaaaatataaaaaaaatcaaattttatctaacctatttaatatttaaaacgcAATAACAAAAAAGAGGGCTTAATAAGTAGAAATATTCTTTATGGTGATTCAATAGTAGTTCAAGTTCAATAATAACCATGAGCCGACAGTTCTCTTAACATGACGTGAACATTAAAGTGAAGAAACCATTGCCAAAACAAATCATTTGTGGCCCCAGCTAGCCTACCATGCATGCAGGTGTCTCTTTTAAGTGATGCGCGGTCTACCGCTGGGCCATTCTTGTGTGCTTAATTACTAAGCTAGTTTCCTTGTAATGATACGCCGCGTACGGCTAGTCCGATCGTCGCTCGACCGCTTGCATGTTTATTACATGCTTcagaaatggaaatggaagCTCTCATCACTCTACTCATACTGGAATTAAgtaaattaatcataatttgcTGTAATTAATGGGGTTTAACTTGTTAGTTTATTCACAAGCTACTCAATATGTGGGCCTCAGGCGTCCTTCACGGCACACAACCACCGCATCTCCTTTACGAACCCgcatcaagaaaaaagaagctcaAAAAGAGCGTCCCGGTTGGTGAAAAGTAGTCGTCAATTGGTTGAATGGCAATCATGGAGGAAGGaactaagtttaaaaaataaacaaagagaaACTACATAAGAATAGAATATTTTAAACGAGGTACTGCCTTTTATAAAAGTTCTATGATAGAAAATTAGAAATGGATAGTACgtgtctgtttattttttagttttaatttttttttttaatttgtaaatttttattttttttgttttaaaataatatttttttgatgtttttaaatcattttaatatgttgatattaaaaataattttaaaaaaaataaaaaaatatattattttaatatatttttaaataaaaatactttaaaaattaatcataactATATTTTCATACAGGTTTTATAAATGAAGACGGCATACattaatgtgtttatatatGTTGATAATTCTATTATCCTAGTTTACACGCCAACTCagttttaattctattttagaaaagaagaagaagaagcttatTCTCGGTACTGTATTAGTTCATTTTCTTGACTATTTCGGATAATCACAAAAAACCTCGTgtactttgttttgttttttgttttccgtataagatttaaaaaaattacagcttcttttttttttttctgataacaAGACAAATCAAATtagatgaaaaattatttttatcctcttatataataaatataaatctgCATAATTTTCTCTCTATagtctttttctctctctgatAGCATGACACACCTAGATTGAAACATTAAATCTGAagcaaaatttttgtttttttatactcgAGAACCAAGAATTTCTTGTTGATGTTATTTTACTCAATCTTATTCATCATGGACAATGAATAACAGTGAAAAGGTAAGTTTTTCAAGTGAATCTCGATTGAATGACATTTGTgagtttattttatgttaaatcaGTGAGTAAtgattaaaatatcatgaatgtACACTtgatttaatgaaaaatgaataattttggacgttgttaaaaaaatcatgaaaacccAGTTTAATTGATACTCGGGATTTCCCCATGAAAAATCAAGCCTATAGTTGCAGGCAAGAAAGAAAAGTTATAGGTAGagatactattattattttgtataggttatgaattttattttattttatttgtatttatccttttatttaagatgaattcaagaaataattaatagaatatCACTAATTACTctctaaatattataaaactttTGAATCTTactaaatattttaacaaaaatcaaagacaTTGAAGTAGATTGCACAAGTCAGGTCATGATTATATATCACTTACCATGCATGTGCCATTTTCTAGTTTTAATGGGGGGATCGAGACGCAGGATCGAGACGCAATAAAGTTTCTTTAAAGAATGTAGAGTCTTTGGACGAAATGGCAGCAAAGCTGTAAGTAGGCTGCTGCAATTACGCATCCATTGAAGACATTCTCTAGGGGAAAATGCATGTTGTTATGCGGTCTTTGTTTCAAAAACCAAAGACATTGAACTACAATTGTTTTGTCTTCAAGTTAGCAATTATCATAAGCAACAGGGAGAAAGCTATTTTTCTaagctttaattttgttttgtccGTTTcacctctttttgtttttttttcaatttcctctttctatatatatccttttcttGTGCTGTAGACATGTGATTGCATGTGGTTTATGAAAGCAAGGATATATGTCAAGTAATGAATCTCAGGATATCCTGCTGATATTAAGAAACAATTGTAgactttttttccctttcgtGTAGAGGGGATGACAAGTTTccttttgctttatatatatatatatatatataacaaatagtTTTCATGTCTATGTTGCTGCACTGCCAATCGGATAAAAACCATTCgaaacttaacaaaaaaaattcttgaatgtAAAGAAttatttggtgtttttattaaatttagcttagtagattgattaattttaaaaaaatttaacttgattttttttatttaatttatatatagaattaaaCCATATAGAAGTTGTTTTAATGTGACATGATTAACTTAACTGATCTAAAGACAATcgaaattatcattaaaaaaatgtaaggatgtaattagaaaacaaatgaaattaaaaaaaaaaaatctcctaaCTTGACTTCTTATTTAATTCAGgtttaaagttaaaattatgAGATTTGTTCTGATATGATCCAATCAACTTGGATGGTCCAAAAACAACCTAGATGATCATTGAAGAAAACctaaggataaaattgagaaaaaaaatgaaatttaaagagaaaaaactcTTAACTTGAATCTTTTCTTAGCtcagatttaaaattaactatgtCAGATTTTTCCTGACTTGATTTAGTCAGCTTAATTGGTTCAAAGACAACTCAAATAactagttaagaaaaaaaatagagacgaaactaaaaaaaaaaaaaagacaaatacaaatacaaaatctaaattgtaaaaaaaattaacttcaaacttgattttattatcaTGCTAGACATTTCAgtcatttgtgtttttaatttggtaatTTCATTAtagtttcaaaataaatctcagCTAAGGAATCAATTGTattgcttaccaaaaaaaaaagaatcaattgtacggaaaaaagattgaaagtgaaaaaaagaaaagaaaagaaaaggtggggGGTCACATGATTCCTTATTGATATTAATAGTGAATTAGCTGTAGTTGACACTCCAactttttagatttatcaagtaattttattatggttttttttttttgtttgaagttGCTTGTCTTAATTTGCTGGGAAGGGCAGGCAAGCCACATCACTAAGAACCGATTCcggaaaaatattgatgatttttattcttcCGTGgttcatttaacaaaaataatatttttaaatgttggctctgaagaaaataaataggatAATCAACATTATTGAATGATTACGTTAATTTTGTCAATAAATATTCAGGGAATCAGGTTGTCAATAATCCATCTAccctattattaatttttaattaatcacatTATAGTTGGCACTCTAGAATTGATTCAATTAAGGAATATTTGGGAgtgtaattatagttattttttaaaatgtttttcatgtcgaaatatatcaaaataatatattttttaaaaaaatatttttgagattaatatattaaaatgatctaaaatataaaaaaaatatttttaacaaaaaaaattattattttttaaaaaattattatctaaaCGCTGAATCTCTTAACCACTGTTATGATTTTAATGAAGAAGGGTCAGATAGCTCAGATTTTGGGgacttaaatgaaaaataattctaaatctcTAGGGatcactaaaattaataatgaccccgaatttgaaattaacaaatattctcAATTTCAAAGAGTAAAATTAACGAgcaattaactaaaaaataaaaaggatcaaTGATTAAGCATTAAGACCTACAAACCTCAGGCATAAAttgcatttaattaaaagagagagagagagagagaaaagcacGTAATTCTTCCTTCCTTCGCATGATTGAAGTGGGAATCGAGCATTTCATGTGAAGCTTCTCATGTCCAATTTTGGCTATGGGAACGTGGGGACCCTTCTTAGCGAATGATTGAGAATataattgtagttttttaaaaaatgttttttatttgaaaaacattaaaattaaaattatttatttttaaaaaattattttttatatcaatatatcaaaaaaaattaaaaatatatattaatttaaaataaaaaaagtaaaaaaattaatttttttaaaaacacttttaaaatataaaaataaaaaaagttttaattaggGATATATTGCCATGATGTGTTCTTTATCATGTTATGTACGATGGCAGGGCGACattgcattattatttttttcaacaccCTTCATCATTCCATGTGCAGGCAAAACAGACACTATTTTTAGTGTATAGTTTGTGGGTTCAAATAAATCTGGAGACAATTAGGCAATATTTGTGCTGATGTTTTTCTCCTCCTCCGTCAGATCCAACTGCTCCCATCGAAATCATATCATCTTGACTGGTAAACTTGTTCTTGTATCAGACCCACTTTATATATAATCAGAAGACGATCAATAGATGGAACAACTCCTCAGTACGTAATATTATAGGACTGCGCATCAAtgtaaaatttaagagaaaatggTGGCAGGGTGCAAATTAAAATCCCAAGCTGCAGGCGGCGGAGAGCAAAGAGACAACGGTGGCAAGGTCATTTCATTTGTCGGTGGAGGGACAGAGACAGGGACGTTTCAGCTTCAttcaaatttgaagaaaatccATGTCGACGATCTGCGCACGATTTTAAATCTGGTCGAGAAGAAAGACTTTACTTGGCCCACAAGATTGCAATAAAACCAGCAGAGAAGCCATATTGCAAGACTAGGGATTGTGTCTGGTTTTAGTAAGAAACGATTAACCTTTCTGAATTTGCTCATGTTTGATCGTTTATAGTCATAACAAGGGAGCTGGAGACTGCAAGTTTCCATGGGTTATTGTTCTATATTTTGATCAATACGttaagttttaatttcttaattactttattttatatattttttttaacgtaGAATTCCCATTTCCTcctaaaactttgatttcccgttttttacttgcttttttttaagaacaaaaaatcttgaatcccacttcttcttttttcaatgcaattgtttttttgttagcattaattttattttttttgaagattatccgttgcaatactaaatattttaataagaatGAATCCTTGGCACCTTTTGAAACCTCATGAGGTGTTTCGATTTTTTAGTTAGAATTAATCAATTGGAGGAACAATCCTAGGTGAATAATAGTACCCGTATGTACAATTACCCATGTATTTTGCAACTAACCATAATCTTAACGAAAATAACTGACAGGGAGttgttattttagaaaatatgaacaaaataaaggctacaatttttttttttttttcttatagaatGGTAGGATTGGGAAATAATGTAATATATAAGGGTTTATTGATAGGTTTTTCCTCCATTTAAGTCCCTtgttaaataattcattttagtCCCTACATCTAAGAGTTTATTTGCAATTGGATCTAGACTTCGAAATTTTATTTCGTattcaaaactaattaaaaagtcTCTCTACCTGCATACATATTACTCTTCCAGcaagaaaattaacatttttgaaaatagtcaaaaatatttaaaaataaaaactgcacAATGTGCTCACTGTATTGGGCCATCAATGTTAAACTAAAATATCATGTTTAGAATCAAATTATTGTCTGAAATTGACATGAACATAATTAAGTGTTGGTATAAactaaatatcatgtttttagcTAAGTTATTGTCTCTCTCAAAATTAAGTTCAAGATTCGCCGGTGACGAGATCCCTTTACGGTGGCCACCTTCACCATTTCAAAATTCAAGTCACCGGTGCATTTCCTCTTACAATCTCGTGCATCAATCACAGAAACAACTTCCATCACTTCAGAAGAGTCCCGGCAGCGTTTTAAGTGCTAGTTGGGCTGGTTGGGCCCTGGGACTCAGGTCCAATTAATGAGGGCTTTGTAATCTCAGCTACTAACGGTACAAAAGAATAGGccctttcattattttatatatatatatatatatacatacatatatatatatacgtggAGTTATTTTGAAGGATTGAGATATTATAGAAAGAGAAGCTGACTTTTCTGTACGGAATGATAGAGATATTGTAGGGCTTTACGGAACTTTTCTTTCTCTCGAAGAGACCTTTTTCGTCTTTGCATTCTCAACCATTCCTTGAGTTGCATTCCTTTGAATAGTCTTGCAGATCTGTCTGGATCTCAACCATACACGTGTTTCACTTGCGTGccgagaaaaaaattattttcattttttcgtAATTATTGTGGAGTCGGGTAATCATGAATATAGTGTTCAATAATTGTATCTgatatatcttttaatattttataaattataaattcaacccttcaattattttataccTAAACAGATTCGAGtttgaactaattttttatttattaatattactgATGTATACACATATTAAGCTTatattactaattttaaaatatactatTGTAACGTAAAATAAAATAGTGCTACAAATAACAAAATCTTGGACAAAAAATATGCTAGTACCCCAACCATGTCTATATTCCAATCACATACTAAAATTAATTCCCTATTGGATTTTTAACCTAGTATAAttccatattaattttaatacaaaatttcaataaacaattttttgaataaaatgtcttaatataattttaatataaaaattcaatttagattttaaactTTACACTTAgtgttatgatttttatttaatgttttgatcGATAAGAGTACTGTGAAGGTTTGTCAAAATCAAGTAGGAGCTTTTGATTACAAGGATGAGAGAAAGGGATTTGtggttttagtttgttaaaacgATAGCCAAAGGAGTTTGTCGTTGTCAACAAGATAGGGAGATGAAAGAATAAGAGGttgggagagagagggaaaaaaataaacaaaaagaaagaaaaatagtgTTTATACCAAGAACTTTTTATAATATAGGGTTATAATTTTATAGGTTGTATAGGGTATACGAGTAGGTCGAGTTGATCAAGCtttaaaaatcataactcaCCACTAAACCCAAGATATCTATGTCTTAGGTTTTTTACTCATAGTCATTTATAATATTCACATTGTCTAATTTTAATAGGTTGAGTCGAGTTAGATAatgtaaatattatatatttgtttctttaaaacTATGACACCAATAAGATCAAAACTaccaaaaaaaacttagaaGAAAATGAGGAATTGCTAGAAATTCATGTTAAAGAAAGGAATAGAGAGTCAATTCCACAAAGAGTaggaatataaaaagaaaaggaagagctCAAG
The sequence above is drawn from the Populus alba chromosome 15, ASM523922v2, whole genome shotgun sequence genome and encodes:
- the LOC118033463 gene encoding TORTIFOLIA1-like protein 3 isoform X1 produces the protein MAQKLKLKVLTLITKLSDRDTYKIASTELEKIAGSLDSTTLPTFLSCILSTDANDKPLVRKQCLHLLSTLPALYSNSLSNSLPKILSYITRRLRDPDSSVIRSQCLTAITSLASNITKLPFSTAFLKQLSESVFTEQELNAQIGSALCLAAAIDAAPDPEPGRLGKVLVPRLERLVRSEGYKARFAGLVVVGSVIGVGGVSGIGGGIGGLVKCLVGFLSSEDWNSRKAAAEALRKLAVVERDGVAEFKSECLKVFENRRFDKVKATREVMNETIEAWKQVPDVSEEASPPPRSLASSREDASDKRHWSGSKNSCAAGSEATQMGKKSVLAIRTTPPDGSLAATARKRGPLKSTDKKTSLAMYGKVDQKKLMDWKVEISVPNSISSTAGGENDRNEKNANVSERRFAKPETKRALFSKNSDEKTLKFGGFKSGSRVAPCYEESPQSTAVASTGTENQHSNHKEPEDLSLIRNQLVQIERQQSSLLDLLQSFIGSSQNGMRSLETRVHGLELALDEISYDLAVSSRGMPNRDSNRTTCCLLPGADFLSSKFWRKTDGRYSNSRISSSRGTPLSAAVRNRADRNGQSETSNLGNQRLRLQSGAGFIVNPLAEIHGGARVNSEVTQH
- the LOC118033463 gene encoding TORTIFOLIA1-like protein 3 isoform X2; amino-acid sequence: MAQKLKLKVLTLITKLSDRDTYKIASTELEKIAGSLDSTTLPTFLSCILSTDANDKPLVRKQCLHLLSTLPALYSNSLSNSLPKILSYITRRLRDPDSSVIRSQCLTAITSLASNITKLPFSTAFLKQLSESVFTEQELNAQIGSALCLAAAIDAAPDPEPGRLGKVLVPRLERLVRSEGYKARFAGLVVVGSVIGVGGVSGIGGGIGGLVKCLVGFLSSEDWNSRKAAAEALRKLAVVERDGVAEFKSECLKVFENRRFDKVKATREVMNETIEAWKQVPDVSEEASPPPRSLASSRDASDKRHWSGSKNSCAAGSEATQMGKKSVLAIRTTPPDGSLAATARKRGPLKSTDKKTSLAMYGKVDQKKLMDWKVEISVPNSISSTAGGENDRNEKNANVSERRFAKPETKRALFSKNSDEKTLKFGGFKSGSRVAPCYEESPQSTAVASTGTENQHSNHKEPEDLSLIRNQLVQIERQQSSLLDLLQSFIGSSQNGMRSLETRVHGLELALDEISYDLAVSSRGMPNRDSNRTTCCLLPGADFLSSKFWRKTDGRYSNSRISSSRGTPLSAAVRNRADRNGQSETSNLGNQRLRLQSGAGFIVNPLAEIHGGARVNSEVTQH